One region of Desulfobacterales bacterium genomic DNA includes:
- a CDS encoding SIS domain-containing protein produces the protein MESATKFKFLIPSLLTKIRSCFSVRIFWGRHPALVPDQAIIFFPCRANLICCGFAGIVAFKNKKRPDDRFETAALAEIVDRIQKNGFSACKQHNLSIPEQYLGGSTLIDALWQKVRSLKTEACFFSVFSDFKIQKTLAAVSDQLDAVIAVEQDQSDRQMGAMEPHQAMTVSSRIENLLDIRWALKNEILENLTQIKELLHPDNLPPSPSALTIFKEINSVLNSIDRLEVRGRDSAGVSLMLTLGQKEFKAFREQIEKRNLLDGFQQRCRQDVLVNRGICIRKGNGTPAGAPVSITLTYKVAAEIGRLGDNIRFLRRQIKGDLILHELVLFPNTGHTVLSHTRWASVGAITEANCHPVDNATLLNRSGKNGNIYICLNGDIDNYLALKSTFESNGGRIHDEITTDTKIIPLQIEKYLNAGCTLTDAFRRAVNDFEGSHAIAMHCDLSPGKIFLAHKGSGQAIFVGLAPDHYMPASEVYGFIEETPAYIKMDGEKVIEGANGSTHGQIFILSQESSGSLDGIQAMFYDGTPIALTEKDVKKTNITTRDIDRQDYSHYFLKEISESPKSVEKTLENRWKIKASDPLQYDLVLDAKTFPDSLKSSLLVNKIRRVFFVGQGTAGVAALACSNIFKYYLGDPLFQISALKSSELSGFQLHEDDEPDCLADTLVIAISQSGTTTDTNRTIDMVRERGAHTIAIVNRRDSDITFKVDGVMYTSSGRDIEMSVASTKAFYSQIVAGALLGLTISRLKGCRDDQFVSTELKHLIALPGHMKTVLMKGAAIEKSARRLAVTKTYWAAVGSGPNKAAADEIRIKLSELCYKTISSDYIEDKKHIDLSSEPLIIVCAAGSRGTVIGDIIKDTAIFQAHKATPVVIADESENRFNPYAADVFHVPSASPHLAPILNTLVGHLWGYYAALAINEGSVFLYHFRESIQQSIDDYAKKGLDVYEVVLENTFRERIAQFYVEFKKLKDQNRFHTAMGVEDASNLTLLLKYLSGRLPASDFESDFNIKGTAFNMIQSLFKCVGTAINAMARPVDAIKHQAKTVTVGTSRIGEKVEGILFDALAAYDFKASHLTNSNIIVLRNLQGITAKINGAILYRIAGLNLLGEITPQTTIEVLKKEGVLAQLPSRVEADRTLKGTKQIIVRQGNVYIGKGRKDDRSIIIIPIISTASATGGLIEHLLLLTISFRENIPLPVKIKALGGKYEHIKNIVQENSIPWSDQHLELVEIQNLFGISAEKISEFIVSRLNGTHS, from the coding sequence ATGGAATCGGCAACCAAATTTAAATTTTTGATCCCAAGCTTACTTACAAAAATTCGCTCCTGTTTTTCCGTCCGGATTTTTTGGGGCCGCCACCCGGCACTGGTCCCCGACCAGGCCATCATATTTTTCCCCTGCCGGGCGAATCTCATTTGCTGCGGCTTTGCGGGCATTGTCGCTTTTAAAAACAAAAAGCGCCCGGACGATAGGTTTGAAACAGCCGCATTGGCTGAGATCGTCGACCGGATACAGAAAAATGGGTTTAGCGCCTGCAAACAGCACAATCTGTCCATCCCTGAACAATATCTGGGCGGCAGCACCCTGATCGATGCATTATGGCAAAAAGTAAGAAGCTTAAAAACCGAGGCCTGTTTTTTTAGCGTTTTCTCAGATTTTAAAATTCAAAAGACACTCGCCGCCGTTTCCGATCAATTAGACGCCGTCATCGCAGTTGAACAAGACCAGTCCGATCGACAAATGGGGGCCATGGAACCCCATCAGGCCATGACCGTCTCAAGCCGGATTGAGAATTTACTGGACATCAGATGGGCTTTGAAAAACGAAATTTTGGAAAATTTAACCCAAATAAAGGAACTGCTCCATCCGGACAATCTGCCGCCGTCCCCTTCCGCCTTGACTATTTTTAAGGAAATCAATTCGGTTCTGAACAGCATCGATCGCCTGGAGGTCAGGGGGCGGGATTCAGCCGGTGTATCCCTCATGCTCACCCTTGGCCAAAAAGAATTTAAAGCTTTCAGAGAACAAATTGAAAAACGCAACCTGCTGGATGGATTTCAGCAGCGCTGCCGGCAGGATGTCCTGGTCAACAGGGGCATCTGCATCCGGAAGGGGAATGGTACGCCTGCCGGCGCTCCCGTATCCATCACCCTTACTTACAAAGTCGCCGCTGAAATTGGGCGATTGGGAGACAATATCCGGTTTCTGCGCCGGCAGATCAAAGGGGATTTGATCCTTCATGAATTGGTCCTATTTCCGAATACCGGGCACACCGTATTGTCGCACACCCGCTGGGCCTCTGTCGGGGCTATCACCGAAGCCAACTGCCATCCGGTGGACAATGCCACCCTGCTAAACCGCTCCGGCAAAAATGGAAACATTTATATCTGTTTAAACGGGGACATTGATAACTATCTGGCGTTAAAATCCACCTTTGAAAGCAACGGCGGTCGGATCCATGACGAAATCACCACCGATACCAAAATCATTCCCCTGCAGATCGAAAAATACCTAAATGCCGGCTGTACCCTCACGGACGCATTTCGCCGCGCCGTCAATGATTTTGAAGGATCCCATGCCATTGCGATGCATTGCGACCTTTCGCCGGGAAAAATTTTTCTGGCCCATAAAGGCAGCGGCCAGGCCATATTTGTCGGTCTGGCGCCGGATCACTACATGCCCGCTTCCGAAGTATACGGCTTCATTGAAGAGACCCCGGCGTATATCAAGATGGATGGGGAAAAGGTCATTGAGGGAGCAAACGGCAGCACCCATGGCCAGATATTTATCCTGAGCCAGGAATCCAGCGGTTCCCTGGATGGTATTCAGGCCATGTTTTATGACGGCACCCCCATTGCGTTAACCGAAAAAGATGTCAAAAAAACGAATATTACCACCCGGGATATCGACCGCCAGGACTATTCTCATTATTTTTTAAAGGAAATTTCAGAATCGCCGAAATCAGTTGAAAAGACGCTCGAAAACAGATGGAAAATCAAGGCGAGTGATCCCTTGCAATATGATCTTGTTCTGGATGCGAAAACGTTTCCGGATTCTCTGAAATCGTCGCTGCTTGTAAACAAAATAAGGCGTGTTTTTTTCGTCGGCCAGGGAACCGCCGGTGTTGCCGCGCTGGCCTGCTCCAATATTTTTAAATATTACCTGGGCGACCCCTTATTCCAGATCAGCGCATTGAAATCTTCCGAACTCAGCGGTTTTCAGCTGCATGAGGATGATGAACCCGACTGTCTGGCGGATACCCTTGTGATTGCCATCAGCCAGTCCGGTACGACCACAGATACCAACCGCACAATCGATATGGTCAGAGAAAGAGGCGCCCACACCATCGCCATCGTCAACCGGAGGGATTCGGATATCACATTCAAGGTTGATGGTGTCATGTATACCAGCAGCGGGCGCGACATTGAAATGTCGGTAGCATCCACCAAGGCTTTCTATTCTCAGATTGTGGCCGGCGCCCTGTTGGGCCTCACCATCAGCCGCCTGAAAGGCTGCCGCGACGACCAATTCGTATCCACCGAACTCAAACACCTGATCGCGCTGCCCGGCCACATGAAAACGGTTTTAATGAAAGGTGCCGCCATTGAAAAATCCGCCCGGCGCCTTGCGGTAACCAAAACCTACTGGGCGGCCGTGGGAAGCGGCCCCAACAAGGCTGCCGCAGATGAAATTCGAATCAAACTGAGCGAACTTTGCTACAAGACCATTTCATCCGACTACATTGAAGACAAGAAGCACATCGATCTTTCCTCGGAACCCCTCATTATCGTCTGCGCCGCCGGTTCAAGGGGGACGGTCATTGGCGATATCATCAAGGACACGGCCATCTTCCAGGCCCATAAGGCAACCCCGGTCGTCATAGCCGACGAATCCGAAAACAGATTCAATCCCTATGCCGCCGATGTGTTTCACGTTCCGAGCGCAAGCCCGCACCTGGCGCCGATTCTGAACACACTGGTGGGGCACCTCTGGGGTTATTACGCCGCCCTGGCGATCAATGAAGGATCCGTATTTTTATATCATTTCCGTGAAAGCATTCAACAATCCATTGACGATTACGCCAAGAAGGGACTCGATGTTTATGAAGTGGTTCTGGAAAATACGTTCAGAGAACGGATCGCACAATTTTACGTTGAGTTTAAAAAGTTAAAAGATCAAAACCGTTTTCACACGGCCATGGGTGTTGAGGATGCTTCGAACCTGACGCTTTTGTTGAAATATCTCTCCGGAAGACTTCCGGCATCTGATTTCGAGAGCGATTTTAACATCAAAGGCACGGCCTTTAACATGATCCAATCCCTTTTCAAGTGTGTCGGAACCGCGATCAACGCCATGGCCCGTCCGGTAGATGCCATCAAGCACCAGGCCAAAACCGTAACAGTGGGAACCAGCCGCATCGGCGAAAAAGTGGAAGGCATCCTATTTGACGCTCTGGCGGCATACGATTTCAAAGCCTCCCATCTGACAAACAGCAACATAATCGTATTGAGGAACCTCCAGGGCATAACGGCAAAAATCAACGGAGCCATTCTTTACCGGATCGCCGGGTTGAATCTTTTGGGAGAAATTACCCCGCAAACAACCATCGAGGTCTTAAAAAAGGAAGGCGTGCTGGCGCAACTGCCCTCCCGGGTCGAAGCCGACCGGACGCTGAAGGGGACCAAGCAGATCATTGTGCGCCAGGGAAACGTCTATATCGGCAAAGGGCGTAAAGACGATCGCAGTATTATCATTATCCCGATCATTTCCACCGCTTCCGCAACAGGCGGGTTGATTGAACACCTGCTGCTGTTAACGATCTCTTTCAGGGAAAATATTCCCCTCCCGGTTAAAATCAAAGCCCTGGGCGGCAAATACGAACACATCAAAAATATTGTTCAGGAAAACAGCATCCCCTGGTCGGATCAGCACCTTGAACTGGTTGAGATTCAAAACCTTTTTGGTATTTCCGCCGAAAAGATCAGCGAGTTCATTGTTTCCCGCTTAAACGGCACCCATTCCTAA
- a CDS encoding iron-containing alcohol dehydrogenase family protein, whose translation MFRNFKLVQNVVFGRGSFTQLEDILLNKHKNTPSVHVYMVDGVFQNSDFSRRIPAKNKDLLLWVDVADEPKTVYVDSLTEQVKDRLKKAPGGLPASVIGIGGGSTMDLAKAVSLMLTNPGSSADYQGWDLIKNPAVYHVAVPTLSGTGAEVSRTTVLTGPIKKLGINSDYTVFDQIVLDPELVAGVPIQQRFYTGMDCYVHCVESLTGTYLNAFSQAYGEKAMDLCREVFLTPGPDSDDKLMMASYFGGMSIAYSQVGICHALCYGLSYVLGVHHGIGNCIVFDRLGEYYPQGVREFREMMDKNSIELPRGLVAGVDGAGLEKMVDIALTLAPLWENALGPDWKNIMTRDKIRSLYLQM comes from the coding sequence GAAATTTTAAACTGGTACAAAATGTCGTTTTTGGCAGGGGATCTTTTACCCAACTTGAAGACATACTCCTCAATAAACATAAGAACACCCCAAGCGTTCATGTCTATATGGTGGATGGTGTGTTTCAAAACAGTGACTTCAGTCGGCGCATTCCGGCAAAAAATAAAGACCTGCTCCTGTGGGTGGATGTGGCGGATGAACCCAAAACCGTTTATGTGGACAGTTTAACAGAGCAGGTCAAGGATCGGTTGAAAAAAGCGCCCGGCGGCCTGCCGGCAAGTGTCATCGGAATCGGCGGCGGCAGCACAATGGATCTTGCCAAAGCGGTCTCTTTGATGCTGACCAACCCCGGTTCTTCCGCTGATTATCAGGGCTGGGACCTTATTAAAAACCCGGCCGTCTATCATGTTGCCGTGCCGACGCTGTCAGGAACCGGCGCCGAGGTTTCCCGGACCACCGTATTGACCGGACCCATAAAAAAACTAGGGATCAACTCGGATTATACCGTCTTCGATCAGATCGTTCTCGATCCCGAACTCGTCGCCGGTGTGCCGATTCAGCAGCGGTTCTATACCGGCATGGACTGCTATGTTCATTGCGTCGAATCTTTGACCGGAACTTACCTTAACGCCTTTAGCCAGGCGTACGGCGAAAAAGCGATGGATCTTTGCCGGGAAGTTTTTCTGACCCCGGGGCCGGACAGCGATGACAAGCTCATGATGGCTTCCTATTTCGGCGGCATGAGCATCGCCTATTCACAGGTCGGTATCTGTCATGCCCTTTGCTACGGACTTTCATACGTGCTCGGTGTACACCACGGCATCGGCAACTGCATCGTGTTCGACCGTCTTGGGGAATATTACCCCCAGGGTGTCCGGGAATTTCGCGAAATGATGGATAAAAACAGCATCGAGCTGCCCCGCGGGCTGGTCGCCGGCGTTGATGGCGCAGGCCTGGAGAAAATGGTCGATATCGCCCTGACGCTGGCGCCCCTGTGGGAAAACGCACTGGGACCCGACTGGAAAAATATAATGACACGCGACAAGATCAGATCGCTTTATCTGCAGATGTAA